In one Fodinicola acaciae genomic region, the following are encoded:
- the glyA gene encoding serine hydroxymethyltransferase, translating into MTQHHPALSAEDPELAALIAAEEQLQADTLRMIPSENYVSAAVLEATGTVLTNKYSEGYAGKRYYEGQQNIDPIETLAADRAKALFGADHANVQPYSGSPANLAVYLAFLQPGDTVLGMGLPAGGHLTHGWSVSATGKWFKAAHYGVRKDTGRIDMDEVRDLARTERPKLIICGGTAIPRTIDFAAFGEIAREVGAVLLADVAHIAGLIAGGAHPSPFPHADVVSTTTHKTLRGPRGAMLMTKEEHAKAIDRAVFPGLQGGPHNHTTAAIAVALKEAATDDFKAYARQIVTNAKALGEELAKRGFDLVSGGTDNHLLLIDLTSKDIPGKPAAKALDRAGIVVNYNTVPFDPRKPFDPSGIRIGTPSLTSRGLPASEMATVAEWIDRVVAAEKAGDEDTIAKVRAEVKALMDGYPAPGVPVA; encoded by the coding sequence ATGACCCAACACCATCCCGCACTGTCCGCCGAGGACCCAGAGCTCGCCGCGCTGATCGCGGCCGAGGAGCAGTTGCAGGCCGACACGCTGCGGATGATCCCGTCGGAAAACTACGTGTCCGCCGCCGTGTTGGAGGCGACCGGGACCGTACTCACCAACAAGTATTCGGAAGGCTACGCCGGCAAGCGTTACTACGAGGGCCAGCAGAACATCGACCCGATCGAGACGCTGGCCGCCGACCGCGCGAAAGCGTTGTTCGGTGCCGACCATGCCAACGTGCAGCCCTACTCCGGCTCGCCCGCCAACCTGGCCGTCTACCTGGCCTTCCTGCAGCCGGGGGACACCGTGCTCGGCATGGGACTGCCGGCCGGCGGTCACCTGACGCACGGCTGGAGCGTGTCGGCGACCGGCAAGTGGTTCAAGGCGGCGCATTACGGCGTACGCAAGGACACCGGCCGGATCGACATGGACGAGGTCCGCGACCTGGCCAGGACAGAGCGGCCGAAGCTGATCATCTGCGGTGGCACGGCGATCCCGCGCACCATCGACTTCGCGGCTTTCGGTGAGATCGCGCGCGAGGTCGGCGCGGTGCTGCTGGCCGACGTGGCCCACATCGCCGGCCTGATCGCCGGCGGTGCGCATCCGTCGCCGTTCCCGCACGCCGACGTCGTGTCGACGACGACCCACAAGACGCTGCGTGGTCCGCGTGGCGCGATGCTGATGACCAAGGAGGAGCACGCGAAGGCGATCGACCGCGCGGTGTTCCCCGGCCTGCAGGGTGGTCCGCACAACCACACGACCGCGGCGATCGCGGTGGCGCTGAAGGAGGCGGCCACCGATGACTTCAAGGCGTACGCGCGGCAGATCGTCACCAATGCCAAGGCGCTCGGCGAGGAGCTGGCCAAGCGCGGCTTCGACCTGGTCTCCGGCGGCACCGACAACCACCTGCTGCTGATCGACCTGACCAGCAAGGACATCCCCGGCAAGCCGGCCGCGAAGGCGCTGGACCGGGCTGGCATCGTGGTCAACTACAACACCGTGCCGTTCGACCCGCGTAAGCCCTTCGACCCCTCCGGCATCCGGATCGGCACGCCGTCGCTGACCTCGCGCGGCCTGCCGGCCTCGGAGATGGCCACCGTCGCCGAGTGGATCGACCGCGTGGTCGCCGCCGAGAAGGCCGGCGACGAGGACACCATCGCGAAGGTACGCGCCGAGGTGAAGGCGCTGATGGACGGATATCCGGCTCCGGGCGTCCCGGTCGCATGA
- a CDS encoding alpha-mannosidase, producing MHDDRKLIEDRLSRALRQRIRPALYVRTAPLTVRAWHVDGEPVPTADALAAHADGRFESFEVGQAWGTPWSTTWFELTGEVPADWRGERVEVVLDLGFEGDGPGFQAEGLAYDIDGVPIKGISPKNAYVPVADGTGNVHIFVEAAANPAVLHDFLPTDLGDKLTAPQVKIYRLAKAEIAVRDEDVWQLIHDVEVLDEVMRELPVTEPRRHLILRALERALDMLDLHDVPGTAAAAREQLAEALAQPANASAHRLSATGHAHIDSAWLWPLRETVRKAARTFANVTALAKDYPELVFSASQAQQYEWVKNNQPHIYQRIQDAVKSGNWAPVGSMWVESDANLPGGEALARQLIVGKRFFAEEFGVDTQEIWLPDSFGYTAAFPQLARLAGVRWFLTQKLSWNQTNRLPHHTFWWEGIDGSRVFTHFPPVDTYNAVFSGEELTRAVSQYAEKGLGSTSLIPFGHGDGGGGPTRDMLERARRLANLEGAPKVVVEKPEEFFKRAEAEYANAPVWSGELYLEFHRGTYTSQHLTKAGNRRSEHLLREAELWAATAALQGKEYPYEKLEELWKTVLLHQFHDILPGSSIAWVHREARETYARVAGELETLIGAAQEGDGDGASQGIRVFNAGPLARSEVVAVPVELAHGVEADQKLADGRVAMWSTTPALGTGSAEPTLPSGVTPVSVSDRRLDNGLVRISLDDNGFLRSIYDVAADREVLAPGQVGNLLQLHPDHPNQWDAWDIDKFYQHSHRDLSEVDSIEVLDAGPLTGAIRVRRSFGASRIDQVLRLGAGSRRLDIETEIDWHEDEKVLKAAFPIDVHADRTASEIQFGHVHRPTHQNTSWDAARFEVYAHRWVHVGEPGYGVAVVNDATYGYDVGRTTRDGGGTTTTVRLTLLRAPRSPDPETDQGVHRFTYSIRAGAGIPDAVAEGYALNLPLRVGAGAPTEPLVDVSGSGVIVEAVKLAEDRSGDVVVRLYEAHGARTTASVRAGFDLASAGVVDLLERPLESAETVDGELRVPLRPFQIVTVRLKPAR from the coding sequence GTGCACGACGATCGCAAATTGATCGAGGACCGCCTCAGCCGCGCGTTGCGGCAGCGGATCCGTCCGGCACTGTACGTGCGGACCGCGCCGCTGACCGTACGTGCCTGGCACGTCGACGGGGAGCCGGTGCCGACCGCGGACGCGCTCGCGGCGCACGCCGACGGCAGGTTCGAGTCGTTCGAGGTCGGCCAGGCCTGGGGGACGCCGTGGTCGACCACCTGGTTCGAACTGACCGGCGAGGTGCCGGCCGACTGGCGCGGCGAGCGGGTCGAGGTCGTCCTCGACCTGGGTTTCGAAGGCGACGGCCCCGGCTTCCAGGCCGAGGGTCTGGCGTACGACATCGACGGCGTGCCGATCAAAGGCATCTCACCGAAAAACGCGTACGTGCCGGTCGCGGACGGCACCGGAAACGTACACATTTTCGTGGAAGCCGCGGCGAACCCGGCCGTGCTGCACGACTTCCTGCCGACCGACCTCGGCGACAAGCTGACCGCGCCGCAGGTGAAGATCTACCGGCTGGCCAAGGCCGAGATCGCGGTCCGCGACGAGGACGTCTGGCAGCTGATCCACGATGTCGAGGTGCTCGACGAGGTGATGCGCGAGCTGCCGGTCACCGAGCCGCGGCGCCACCTCATCCTCCGCGCGCTGGAGCGCGCACTTGACATGCTCGACCTGCACGACGTGCCCGGCACGGCGGCCGCCGCGCGCGAGCAGTTGGCCGAGGCGCTGGCACAGCCGGCCAACGCGAGCGCGCACCGGCTCTCGGCGACCGGCCACGCCCACATCGACAGCGCGTGGCTGTGGCCGCTGCGCGAGACCGTACGCAAGGCGGCGCGGACGTTCGCCAATGTCACCGCGCTGGCCAAGGACTATCCGGAGCTGGTGTTCTCCGCGTCGCAGGCGCAGCAGTACGAGTGGGTCAAGAACAACCAGCCGCACATCTACCAGCGCATCCAGGACGCGGTGAAGTCCGGCAACTGGGCGCCGGTCGGTTCGATGTGGGTCGAGTCCGACGCCAACCTGCCCGGCGGCGAGGCGCTGGCCCGCCAGCTGATCGTCGGCAAACGCTTCTTCGCCGAGGAGTTCGGCGTGGACACCCAGGAGATCTGGCTGCCCGACTCGTTCGGCTACACCGCCGCGTTTCCGCAGCTCGCGCGGCTGGCCGGGGTGCGCTGGTTCCTCACCCAGAAGCTGTCATGGAACCAGACCAACCGGCTGCCGCACCACACGTTCTGGTGGGAGGGCATCGACGGCAGCCGCGTCTTCACGCACTTCCCGCCAGTGGACACCTACAACGCGGTCTTCTCCGGCGAGGAGCTGACCCGGGCGGTCAGCCAGTACGCCGAGAAGGGCCTCGGCAGCACCTCGCTGATCCCGTTCGGCCACGGCGACGGCGGCGGCGGCCCCACCCGCGACATGCTCGAGCGCGCGCGCCGGCTGGCCAACCTGGAAGGCGCGCCGAAGGTCGTCGTGGAGAAGCCGGAGGAGTTCTTCAAGCGGGCTGAGGCCGAATACGCCAACGCGCCGGTCTGGTCCGGTGAGCTCTACCTGGAGTTCCACCGCGGCACGTACACCAGCCAGCACCTCACCAAGGCCGGCAACCGGCGCAGCGAGCACCTGCTCCGCGAGGCCGAGCTGTGGGCGGCGACCGCCGCGTTGCAGGGCAAGGAATATCCGTACGAGAAGCTCGAAGAGCTCTGGAAAACCGTGCTGCTGCACCAGTTCCACGACATCCTGCCGGGCAGCTCGATCGCCTGGGTGCACCGAGAGGCACGTGAGACGTACGCACGCGTCGCCGGCGAGCTGGAGACGTTGATCGGCGCGGCGCAGGAAGGCGACGGTGACGGTGCCAGCCAGGGGATCCGCGTGTTCAACGCCGGGCCGCTGGCGCGTTCCGAGGTCGTGGCCGTGCCGGTTGAGCTGGCGCATGGCGTCGAGGCGGACCAGAAACTGGCCGACGGACGGGTCGCCATGTGGTCGACCACGCCGGCTCTCGGCACCGGATCGGCCGAGCCGACACTGCCGAGTGGTGTCACTCCGGTGTCGGTCAGCGACCGCCGGCTGGACAACGGGCTCGTACGGATTTCGTTGGACGACAACGGTTTCCTGCGCTCGATCTACGATGTGGCGGCCGACCGGGAGGTGCTCGCGCCGGGGCAGGTGGGCAACCTGCTGCAGCTGCATCCCGACCACCCCAACCAGTGGGACGCCTGGGACATCGACAAGTTCTACCAGCACTCGCACCGCGATCTGTCCGAGGTGGACAGCATCGAGGTGCTGGACGCCGGCCCGCTGACCGGCGCGATCCGGGTCCGCAGGTCGTTTGGCGCGTCCAGGATCGACCAGGTGCTGCGGCTCGGCGCCGGCAGCCGGCGGCTGGACATCGAGACCGAGATCGACTGGCACGAGGACGAGAAGGTGCTCAAGGCGGCCTTCCCGATCGACGTACACGCCGACCGCACGGCCTCGGAGATCCAGTTTGGCCACGTCCACCGGCCGACGCACCAGAACACCAGCTGGGACGCAGCGCGGTTCGAGGTCTACGCGCACCGCTGGGTCCACGTGGGCGAGCCGGGCTACGGCGTGGCGGTGGTCAACGACGCCACCTACGGCTACGACGTCGGCCGGACGACGCGCGATGGCGGTGGCACGACGACGACCGTACGGCTGACACTGCTGCGCGCGCCGAGGAGCCCCGACCCAGAGACCGACCAGGGCGTGCACCGCTTCACCTACTCGATCCGCGCCGGCGCCGGCATCCCGGACGCGGTCGCCGAGGGTTACGCGCTCAACCTGCCGCTGCGTGTCGGCGCCGGCGCTCCGACCGAGCCGCTGGTCGACGTGTCCGGCTCAGGTGTGATCGTCGAGGCGGTCAAGCTGGCCGAGGACCGGTCCGGCGATGTCGTCGTGCGGCTCTACGAGGCACACGGCGCACGTACGACCGCGTCCGTACGTGCCGGCTTCGACCTCGCGTCCGCCGGTGTGGTCGACCTCCTGGAGCGGCCGCTCGAGTCCGCCGAGACGGTCGACGGCGAGCTGCGCGTGCCGCTGCGGCCGTTCCAGATCGTGACCGTACGCCTCAAACCGGCTCGCTAG
- a CDS encoding threonine/serine ThrE exporter family protein, with the protein METIVRPRTRTPWSRLLHRRPVVVDLTEEEPGTPETYRAMDLALRVGELLLASGESTESVTEAMLSLAQSYDLPRPEVIVNFTAISISCLPGQGAAPVTGERVVRRRSPDYTRLVAVHQLIRDAADGLPLDVAFLDLKQIKHGRNFYPRWIIALSLPLMSAAASVLTGGGLIVSSVAFVAALLAERTTVFLARRGVAEFYQFSVAAAIAALTAVLIMATGVQLQGSAVITAAIITLLPGRPLVASVADGITGAFVSSAARILEVFFALAAIVAGVGIVVYTAVHFGLPLSMAALPAMPPGLDALQIVAAVALTVTFALSLHTPPRELLFAAVGGGLIWVFYTLMREANLNPVVSAGVSAAVVGTLAHFAASWQRRPALPYVVPLIGPLLPGTALYRGLLELGGGNVGQGWLNLSQALAIGMALAAGITVGGELVRAFRGTPIAAMAAGWRRPAARRTRGY; encoded by the coding sequence ATGGAAACGATCGTCCGGCCACGTACGCGCACTCCGTGGTCCCGGCTGCTGCACCGGCGGCCGGTCGTCGTCGACCTCACCGAAGAGGAACCCGGCACGCCGGAGACCTATCGCGCGATGGACCTCGCGCTGCGGGTCGGCGAGCTGTTGCTGGCCAGTGGCGAGTCCACCGAAAGCGTCACCGAGGCGATGCTGAGCCTGGCGCAGTCGTACGACCTGCCGCGGCCGGAGGTGATCGTCAACTTCACCGCGATCTCCATCTCCTGCCTGCCGGGCCAGGGCGCGGCGCCGGTCACCGGTGAGCGGGTCGTACGGCGGCGCTCGCCCGACTACACGCGGCTGGTCGCCGTCCACCAGTTGATCCGCGACGCCGCCGACGGCCTGCCGCTGGACGTGGCGTTCCTGGACCTCAAGCAGATCAAGCACGGCCGCAACTTCTACCCGCGCTGGATCATCGCCCTGTCGCTGCCGCTGATGTCGGCCGCCGCCAGCGTGCTGACCGGCGGTGGACTGATCGTGTCCAGCGTCGCGTTCGTCGCCGCGCTGCTCGCCGAGCGGACGACCGTTTTCCTTGCCAGGCGCGGAGTCGCGGAGTTCTACCAGTTCTCCGTCGCGGCCGCGATCGCCGCGCTCACCGCGGTGCTGATCATGGCCACCGGCGTACAGCTGCAGGGTTCGGCGGTCATCACCGCCGCGATCATCACGCTGCTGCCGGGACGGCCGCTGGTCGCCAGCGTCGCCGACGGCATCACCGGCGCGTTCGTCAGCTCGGCTGCCCGGATCCTGGAGGTTTTCTTCGCGCTGGCGGCGATCGTGGCCGGTGTCGGCATCGTCGTCTACACCGCCGTCCACTTTGGACTCCCCCTGTCCATGGCCGCTCTGCCAGCCATGCCGCCAGGCCTGGACGCGCTGCAGATCGTCGCCGCGGTCGCGCTGACGGTGACCTTCGCGCTGTCGCTGCACACACCACCGCGCGAGCTGCTGTTCGCCGCGGTCGGCGGCGGCCTGATCTGGGTTTTCTACACGCTGATGCGCGAGGCCAACCTCAACCCAGTCGTGTCCGCCGGTGTCTCAGCGGCAGTCGTCGGCACGCTGGCGCATTTCGCCGCGAGCTGGCAGCGGCGGCCGGCGCTGCCGTACGTCGTGCCGCTGATCGGTCCGCTGCTGCCCGGCACCGCGCTCTATCGCGGCCTGCTGGAGCTCGGCGGCGGCAACGTCGGTCAAGGGTGGCTCAACCTGTCGCAGGCGCTGGCCATCGGCATGGCGCTGGCCGCCGGCATCACCGTGGGCGGCGAGCTGGTACGCGCCTTCCGCGGCACGCCGATCGCTGCCATGGCCGCCGGTTGGCGCCGGCCAGCCGCCCGCCGTACCCGCGGCTACTGA
- a CDS encoding ROK family transcriptional regulator gives MIVPRAAVPAGDLNRLRQINEHAVLAAIRTGGDLRLAELVERTGLTRASLAEVIRGLTDRCWVVAEEPYASGRGRPAQRFRFNAAAGHVVGVDIGAYAIRAAVADLAGTVVARAERAVNPDDARTRRLAATAATIDDALGGAGLGRGDVWLVGAGTTGQLAPDGKVLLSSAITDWSGADLPAELTELLELPVVVENDAWMRTLAEQRIGAAQGISDLIVLQAGRRLGVTLVLDGRIRCGHSGMAGDVSVFNALNGDAAIEHILACSVAARTGDHIHDVATAAIEGDANARKAMRRYTRAIGEVAAIAVSLVDPEMLLLTGVFASYAQLVVPDLTAELELRCMSTPRVAVSGFGAEAVPIGAVWYALDHLAGRLFAADTLPALANPYAAG, from the coding sequence GTGATCGTGCCACGAGCCGCGGTGCCGGCTGGCGATCTCAACCGGCTGCGGCAGATCAACGAGCACGCCGTGCTGGCCGCCATCCGCACTGGTGGTGACCTGCGGCTCGCGGAGCTGGTGGAGCGCACCGGCCTGACCAGGGCCTCGCTGGCCGAGGTGATCCGCGGTCTCACCGACCGGTGCTGGGTCGTCGCCGAGGAGCCGTATGCGTCGGGCCGTGGCCGGCCGGCGCAGCGCTTCCGCTTCAACGCGGCGGCCGGCCACGTGGTCGGTGTCGACATCGGCGCGTATGCGATCCGCGCGGCCGTCGCCGACCTGGCCGGCACCGTCGTCGCGCGAGCGGAGCGCGCCGTCAATCCGGACGACGCGCGTACGCGACGGCTCGCGGCAACCGCCGCGACGATCGACGACGCGCTTGGCGGGGCTGGCCTTGGCCGCGGCGACGTGTGGCTCGTCGGCGCCGGTACGACCGGACAGCTCGCGCCGGACGGCAAGGTCCTGTTGTCCTCGGCGATAACGGACTGGTCGGGCGCCGACCTGCCGGCCGAGCTGACCGAGCTGCTCGAGCTCCCGGTCGTGGTGGAGAACGACGCGTGGATGAGAACGCTGGCCGAACAGCGAATTGGTGCAGCGCAAGGGATTTCCGACCTGATCGTGCTGCAGGCCGGCCGCCGGCTCGGCGTCACGCTGGTGCTCGACGGCAGGATCCGCTGCGGACACAGTGGCATGGCCGGCGACGTGTCGGTTTTCAACGCTCTCAACGGTGACGCGGCGATCGAGCATATCCTCGCCTGCTCGGTGGCGGCGCGGACCGGCGACCACATCCACGACGTCGCCACCGCCGCGATCGAAGGCGATGCCAATGCGCGCAAGGCTATGCGCCGCTACACGCGCGCGATCGGCGAGGTCGCGGCGATCGCGGTTTCCTTGGTAGACCCCGAAATGCTGCTGTTGACCGGAGTTTTCGCCAGCTACGCGCAGCTTGTCGTGCCGGACCTGACCGCGGAGCTCGAGCTGCGCTGCATGAGCACACCGCGGGTGGCGGTTTCCGGCTTCGGCGCCGAGGCCGTACCGATCGGCGCCGTCTGGTATGCGCTCGACCACCTGGCCGGCCGCCTGTTCGCCGCCGACACGCTGCCGGCGCTGGCAAATCCCTACGCTGCTGGCTGA
- a CDS encoding glycoside hydrolase family 20 zincin-like fold domain-containing protein, with translation MPRPGLPAVLPAIQRWTAGGAQGFGWTGNGRIVVNTADSAALAADARTFATDVGVVMHQPAPPVVTGVLGDARAGDVFVGLGSTDQLGSEGYALTVAPVLQLSARAAAGVFWGTRTVRQLLRQSRTLPAGAARDWPRYRIRAALVDGQPFPMGWWFNEVRELSYLKINEMRFPANAAGMTEAQERQLDAFARTYHVELTPLIDMPAYLNVDETPLPDAYALRGDNGEKFDGALDLTNPDAVAWARGLITGYIDGG, from the coding sequence ATGCCGCGGCCCGGGCTGCCTGCGGTGTTGCCGGCGATCCAGCGGTGGACCGCCGGCGGCGCGCAGGGTTTCGGCTGGACCGGCAACGGCAGGATCGTGGTCAACACAGCCGACTCGGCGGCATTGGCCGCCGACGCGCGTACGTTCGCCACCGACGTCGGCGTGGTGATGCACCAGCCCGCGCCGCCAGTGGTGACCGGCGTGCTGGGCGACGCGCGGGCCGGTGACGTGTTCGTCGGGCTCGGCTCGACGGACCAGCTCGGCTCGGAGGGCTATGCGCTGACCGTCGCGCCGGTGCTGCAGTTGTCTGCTCGGGCGGCCGCCGGCGTGTTCTGGGGGACGCGTACGGTCCGGCAGTTGCTGCGCCAGTCGAGGACGTTGCCGGCTGGCGCGGCTCGGGACTGGCCGCGATATCGGATCCGCGCGGCGCTGGTGGACGGCCAGCCGTTTCCGATGGGGTGGTGGTTCAACGAGGTGCGCGAGCTGTCGTACCTGAAGATCAACGAGATGCGCTTTCCGGCGAACGCGGCCGGCATGACCGAGGCGCAGGAGCGGCAGCTGGACGCGTTCGCCAGGACCTACCACGTCGAGCTGACACCACTGATCGACATGCCGGCGTATCTCAATGTCGACGAAACACCGCTGCCGGACGCGTACGCGCTGCGCGGCGACAACGGCGAGAAGTTCGACGGCGCGCTGGATCTCACCAACCCGGACGCGGTGGCCTGGGCCCGAGGGCTGATCACCGGCTACATCGACGGCGGGTGA
- a CDS encoding RNA methyltransferase, which translates to MRLLARTVRGLEPVACAEIHERQLGWVESVRHREVVFHPVGDALTLRTVDDVATLVAEVDGIGVSTSDLRRLSAAIDRLEVSEIIGHGSNVDVSASVVGARRFNRYDVEDAVGSRLPGYRSRRGGVRPPDGLTWRVTIEGSLARVAVRLGRAPLHRRPYKVASVPGTLHPPVAAAMARLAGVAERHVVLDPCCGAGTTLGESPGLRVGFDLDVRAAAANLRGVTLAVADASALPLADGSVDRVLVNPPWGRAVRPGGGLTADLAPLWRELRRVVTGEAVVAALLPDGVTPAAFHAVRRVPIRVHGRPAVIHVLAG; encoded by the coding sequence GTGCGCCTGCTGGCGCGGACCGTGCGTGGCCTGGAACCGGTCGCTTGCGCGGAAATTCACGAACGGCAGCTCGGCTGGGTGGAGAGCGTCCGCCACCGTGAGGTGGTTTTCCATCCGGTCGGCGACGCCCTGACATTGCGTACGGTCGACGACGTTGCCACGCTCGTCGCCGAAGTCGACGGCATCGGAGTGTCCACATCGGACCTTCGGCGCCTGTCGGCGGCCATCGATCGGCTCGAGGTCAGTGAAATCATCGGTCATGGGTCCAATGTGGACGTATCGGCGTCGGTGGTCGGCGCGCGGCGGTTCAACCGGTACGACGTGGAGGACGCGGTCGGCTCGCGGCTGCCCGGCTATCGGTCGCGCCGCGGCGGTGTCCGGCCGCCGGATGGCCTGACCTGGCGCGTGACGATCGAGGGTTCGCTGGCCAGAGTGGCCGTACGGCTCGGCCGCGCGCCGCTGCACCGGCGGCCGTACAAGGTCGCGTCGGTGCCGGGCACGCTGCATCCGCCGGTCGCGGCGGCGATGGCGCGGCTGGCCGGGGTCGCCGAGCGGCACGTGGTGCTGGATCCGTGCTGCGGAGCCGGCACGACGCTCGGCGAGTCGCCGGGTCTTCGCGTCGGTTTCGATCTGGACGTACGCGCGGCGGCGGCCAACCTGCGCGGCGTGACGTTGGCGGTCGCCGATGCGTCGGCGCTGCCGCTGGCGGACGGATCCGTCGATCGTGTGCTGGTCAATCCGCCGTGGGGTCGGGCCGTACGACCTGGCGGCGGGCTGACCGCCGACCTGGCACCGCTCTGGCGTGAGCTGCGTCGAGTGGTGACAGGTGAGGCGGTCGTGGCCGCGCTTTTGCCCGACGGCGTGACGCCGGCGGCCTTCCATGCGGTCCGTCGCGTGCCGATCCGCGTACACGGCCGACCGGCGGTCATCCACGTACTGGCCGGATAA
- a CDS encoding LLM class F420-dependent oxidoreductase — protein sequence MKLGLHLPNFSYPNGPAKLGSDLATIAKAAEDIGFDRVSVMDHLFQIPVVGPVENEMLEAYTALGFIAAHTSRVKLYTLVTAATYRQPGVLAKAVTTLDVLSNGRAMLGVGAGWNEEEVAGLGLPFGPTAERFERLEETLQVCLQMWSDSDAAYDGKHYQLGRTLNSPQALSKPHPPILIGGGGEKKTLRLVAKYAQACNIFGGPDVEHKLNVLREHCEREGTDYDAIEKTCMVNFRADRDEVKAQLEQLHGLGIDVATGWTRDDPAGLEAFGRDVVPFADGLT from the coding sequence ATGAAACTTGGTCTCCACCTGCCCAACTTCAGCTATCCCAACGGACCCGCCAAGCTCGGCAGCGATCTGGCCACCATCGCGAAGGCGGCCGAGGACATCGGCTTCGACCGGGTCTCGGTGATGGACCACCTGTTCCAGATCCCGGTGGTCGGACCGGTCGAGAACGAGATGCTCGAGGCATACACGGCGCTCGGTTTCATCGCCGCCCACACCTCGCGCGTCAAGCTCTACACGCTGGTCACGGCGGCCACCTACCGCCAGCCGGGCGTGCTGGCCAAGGCGGTCACGACGCTGGACGTCCTTTCCAACGGCCGCGCCATGCTCGGTGTCGGCGCCGGTTGGAACGAAGAGGAGGTGGCCGGCCTCGGTCTGCCGTTCGGACCGACCGCCGAGCGGTTCGAGCGGCTGGAGGAGACACTGCAGGTCTGCCTGCAGATGTGGTCGGACTCCGACGCCGCGTACGACGGCAAGCACTACCAGCTCGGCCGCACGCTCAACTCGCCACAGGCGCTGAGCAAGCCGCATCCGCCGATCCTGATCGGTGGCGGCGGCGAGAAGAAGACGCTGCGGCTCGTGGCCAAGTACGCGCAGGCCTGCAACATCTTCGGCGGACCCGACGTCGAGCACAAGCTCAACGTGCTGCGCGAGCACTGCGAGCGCGAAGGCACCGACTACGACGCGATCGAGAAGACCTGCATGGTCAACTTCCGCGCCGACCGCGACGAGGTGAAGGCGCAGCTCGAGCAGCTGCATGGCCTCGGCATCGACGTGGCCACCGGCTGGACGCGCGACGACCCGGCCGGCCTGGAGGCCTTCGGTCGCGACGTGGTGCCGTTCGCCGACGGCCTGACGTGA
- a CDS encoding class I SAM-dependent methyltransferase produces MLDRMMNAVHRWLCSSRMWANAVEKPLTDWLAGAGIGDDVVEIGPGYGATTRVLADHCERLTAVEVDPVLAVRLENTYGDRIEVIRASGADVPLDSAAYSGVVCFTMLHHVSPVAAQDALFAEARRLLRPGGVFAGVDSLPSLGFRLLHIGDTMVPVSPATLPARLSAAGFSDVRVEATRSQVRFHARRL; encoded by the coding sequence ATGCTCGACCGCATGATGAACGCGGTGCACCGCTGGCTCTGCAGCTCACGGATGTGGGCCAACGCGGTCGAGAAGCCACTCACCGACTGGCTCGCCGGGGCCGGCATCGGCGACGACGTCGTCGAGATCGGCCCCGGGTACGGCGCGACGACGCGCGTGCTGGCCGACCACTGCGAGCGGCTGACCGCCGTTGAGGTCGACCCGGTTTTGGCCGTACGGCTGGAAAACACCTACGGCGACCGGATCGAGGTCATCCGTGCCAGCGGCGCGGACGTACCGCTGGACTCCGCCGCCTATTCCGGTGTCGTGTGTTTCACGATGCTGCACCACGTGTCACCGGTCGCCGCACAGGACGCGTTGTTCGCAGAGGCACGCCGACTGCTGCGACCGGGCGGTGTCTTCGCCGGTGTCGACAGCCTGCCGAGCCTCGGTTTCCGGCTCCTGCACATCGGCGACACGATGGTTCCGGTCTCCCCCGCCACGCTGCCGGCGCGGCTGTCCGCCGCCGGCTTCTCGGACGTACGCGTCGAGGCGACGCGCTCGCAGGTCAGGTTCCACGCCAGGCGGTTGTAG